CCGCTGTGTGCTGCTGGGGTCACCCATGAGTGTGCAGGGTAGGGAGGCAAGGGCAGTGCTTGGGACCAGCCGCCCTGCCTGAGGAGTGTGTGATGGGCAGTTACTGTGAGTGGAGAAGCAAGCAGCTTCGGGTTGTGTCACCACAAAACCAAGGCCATGAGCAGAATTTGGGCCTGGGGAGAGTGTGTCAAGGCTTTGTGATGGGTGGGGAAGCAGGGGTGTCCTGCTGGAGACCGGGGGTGCTGGGTGGCCCAGGACAGTCCCTTCCCTTTGCCTTTAAGCTGCTGCATCTCACCAGGAGACTTCTGGGGCAAAGGTTGTTTGACAGACTGATGAAGATGACCTTCTATGGGCAGTTCGTGGCCGGCGAGGACCAGGAGTCCATCCGGCCCCTGATCCAGCACAACAGGGCCTTCGGCGTGGGCTCCATCCTGGACTACAGCGTGGAGGAGGACCTCACCCCCGAGGAGGCTGAGCGCAAGGAGATGGAGTAAGGCCTGCCTGGCAGTCCTGCCACAGCGGAGCTGGGCCGAGGCCTGGCTGGGAGAGCTGGGTCTGCCTGACTGCCGGACTGCCGGCCGCCTTCTGGGGTCTGCCTAGGGTTGTGTTTTTGCCCTGTGAGGATGACAGCTCTGGGCTTTCACTGAAGGCCTTGTGTGCacgaggctggaggaggggcaagGACAGGGGTCGGCAAACTATGGTCCCCAGTCTGATCCACCTGGTTTTGTACAGTCTGCAAACAAAGAATcattgctgtatttttaaatggttgagaTGAAGCAAGAATAATGTTtcgtgacatgtgaaaattatatggtATTCAAATTGCTTTAGCCATACAGGGGCAGAGTGAAGTGGCCATGGCAGGTGCCATACGGCCCCCAAGGCTGAGCATAGGTGCTACCCAGCAGTTTGCAAAATACATCTGCCCCCTCTGGTGTCAGAGGTTCTCTAGCCTCTTGCTCTGCGAAGCTTCTCTTCGGGGATTCCTGTCCCCCTGGATGGGTCCCACTGCCCCACCTGTGCCTGGTCCCTGAGACGATTTCCTAACCAGCAGGCACAATCAGCAGACTGGCTCTGCCTGGTGGATGTGGAGTCTGCCAGGCCTAGCGCCTTTCTCCAAAGAGAAAGGAGTGTGCTGCCAGGAGGGGTGTGGCAGGCCAGCCCCAGTCACTGACTAGCTGCAAGGCCCGTTCTTTGGACAGTGAGTATGGGGACAGATGGGCACCTCCCTGACCCACGCTCCTAGATGGGCCATAGGACCACATTTGAGGACCAGGTCACCCTCTGCTTCCCGGAATAGCAGCCTCATGGGAGATCCAGGCAGGACTAGCCCTTTCTGTGCAGAACACCTGGTTCTGGGCTGGTGCCTGCACCCCTCCAGGCTGGCCTTCGCTTGCCTCTGGGCCCCTGAGTCCTGACCTGCCCTGACTCAAGCTCTGGTGTTTGCTGTggcctgggagaggaggggaagggagggagaggaggggaaggcgTCACATGAGGCTTCTGGCTTGGGAACAGAATGTCCTAGCCAGCTGAGCTGCTGGTGGATTGGGCCGGGGGGCCGAGCCCCTGCCTTGCAATTCGCTGTCGTGAAGGCGGGGTTCTCCAGCTTGGCACCCCTGTGTTCCTGGTGGGGCTGTGGGCTGGGCCTGCAGTCCTCACTGAGGCTGCCTTTTGAATAACTAGTGGGCTGTGTCCCCACTGGGTCTGGGTGAAGGCTGGTGGTTTCACAATGGGGTTTTCTCTCTCTGGTACGAAGAGACCTCTCTCCCAGGGCAATCGTCTTGGCTTCCTCCCTGCCCTGAAGGGGAGCTTTGAGAGGTGGGCGGCCTCTCCCTGCTCTGGGCAGTGCAGCCTGTGACCCTGGGCTCCCCTGCTGTTGGTGCCCCTTGTGCTGCAAGAGCCCTGCTTGGTGGCTTTGGGGCATGAGTACCAGTCCCTTCCTGTCCTAACACGGTGGCCACCGCCCAATGCCAGTGACAGGTGTCGAGGAAGGTCTGCTGCCAGGCAGCCCTGTGTATTTGGTGGGGGTCTGGCCGAAGGGGCACAACCAGGCTCAAAGGCGCTGGTTAAACATCCACGCCATCGAGGGGCCTGCCCAGCTCGCTGTGTGTTCTCCATCAGGACCCCTGTGTAGGGAACAGATTTCTCACAGGCCCCTAGGCCCTGCTCTAGGGAATGATGCAGAGGCCACATGCCCCacaggagtggggtgggggagggagagtgcAGGTGGTGGGGGGCCTGCCCCAGGCACCTACTGTAAGAGGCATGGAAAAGATTGAGGCACCTGAGTGTGCAGGAGGCCCAGCGGGCATCCTGAGGACGTGAGGAGGCCTGgtggccctgggaggagggggcccaGGAGGGCTTCCCCAgggtagggagcaggagggagtggGATGGTGTTTCCTGGAACACTTGTTAGAAGGCAGAGGCCCAGGCCCTAAGTCTAGGAGAGAAGCCCCCCAAGGTGGCCCCTGCAGGCTGAGAGCCGTGGGGCTGGGGCTCCTCCTGATGACCGGCTGTGATGAGGACTGCCAGGGACAGTGTGGAAGGCAGGTGTGTCTGTCTGGCCGTGCAGTCCCAGGGCTGGCTGGAGGCGGGGCCCGGCCTTGCTCCCCAGGGCAGCAGCCGCTCCCTCGGGACCGGCGTGTGTAGTGTCTTGGGTGCTGCCCGGAGCCAGGGCCCGGGGGCGCTTGTCTCCTCCTGCATTTGACCAGGGAGAGCTCTTGTGAGGGCAGCCAGCGTGGTTTCCCCTCACTTTCTGCTTTTTTCTAAAAGGCACCCAGCCAACAAGTCACCTGATGCAGAGGTGAGCTTGGAGGTGGCCGAGGGGATGGCTGGGGTCTTCCTGCCACTTCTGCAAGCCCATGGGTCACTCCTGCTACCCTCTCTTGCTCTGTTcccttctccacatcctggcttgtgcgtgtgtctgtgagcatgtgtgcacgtgtgtgtgcacgtgtatgcGCGCACAGAGCATGCTCCTCCTTCTCTCCGTGGTGATAcgacacccccccaccccccagtctgGTAACTGCCATCTTTGTCTCCCTGTGACCCACTCCTCGCCTGGCCTCGTCCAGAGTGCAGCCCCGTTCCTGATGAGTGTCATCTGCTCGGAGACTGACCGTGTGGCTGTGTGGCCAACTGGCTCCTCTGTGCTTTTGGAGACTGGCTGGGGCTCAGAGGGTAGATGGGCCAGCGGTGGAAATGCTGACTGGGACTGTCACATGGCCGCAGGCCCTTGGGAGCCCCTGGATAATGGTGTCCTCTCCTAGAAGGCAGATACCCACAGGTTGTGGGCTGTGTGATGATGGTGTAGTCCTGAGTCCCCGACAGACACCACCTTGGGATGAGGCCCCTGCCTGGGTGCAGATGGTGGTGCCAGGTCATGCCACCACCTGGGGGCCACAGTGGGGGGACCTCGGTCTGCTCTTACAGGTGCCCACTCCCAGGGTGGCCTCAGTGTCCTGTCTGCAAGAGGACTCGGGGTTATTCAGGTGTGATGGCCAAGGAAGAGCttgcattttaaaggaaaagttttgGTTGCTGGTTTGAAAACAACCCTGAGAGGCGGGCGGGGTAGTGGGGAGGGCAGAGCGCGGCCTCGCTCCCCTCTCCTCGACTCTGGGGTCGTTTCCGCTGGTGGCTTCCCTGTCTCCCTAGTCCTCGTCATCCTCCTTGGCCCTGCCTGGCACGCGGCCCCACCCTTTCCTCATGGGAAGGGATGCCAGCTTCAAGGACCCACCCACTTCCTGCCTCTGTGTTGCTCTTCCCCCTCCTCACTCTCTGTGGGGGGCTCCACCCACGGGGAGACCCAGGGCTTTTCGGGGCACAGGGCTTGGCTGGTTGGCTGGGTCCTGTCTGCGAGGCTCAGAGGGGGTGACCCGGGAGGCCGGGTAGTGGTGTGGGGTCAGTCACTCTCACCTGCCCAGGTGACACTCCGCTCCTTGGTCAGGATCAGGGCTCCACCTCTAGCTTCCTCCCCCTGTACCTCTTCAGTGGGACACGCTTGTCACTTGTGCTGGAGGTGGCATGACCCTGACCCTCGCCCTCGTCTTCCTTCCCGCAGGTCTTGTACCTCGGCGGTGGAGAGGGACAGCCGTGGTGAGTGAGGGGCAGCCATTCAGGAACAGACACTCTCCTACCCGCACAGCCCTGGCTCGGGAGACCTGGTGTCAGAGGCACGCgcaagcctggggctgggggtgatgcTGTGGCTCCTCCTTGTGTCCCCGGGCACCCCGCCTGTCATTCTGAGTGGCTGCCCTGTCCTCACAGCCTCTCCCGGGGACCCAGTCGACTCTACCCTCAGTGGGTCTGAGTTCTGCCTTCCTGGCCAGGGTTTCCATATGACTAGGGCTTGGCTAGGAAGAAGGGACAGCAGATGTCAGGCAGGTGGAtttggggagcagggagcagcacAGTGTGGGGGCCAGGGTCGGCAGGGCCTGGGTGCCTGGCATGGGGTTGGAGCTGGAACGCAGCGCAGAGCTGGGAGCCTGCTCAGGGCCCTGCCCGCCTCTCCAGGCACCAGTAAGAGGGAGAAGCAGTTCCAGGCCCACCGGGCATTTGGAGACCGCCGGGGCGGTGTCGTCAGCGCGCGCACCTACTTCTACGCCAGCGAGGCCAAGTGTGACAGCCACATGGAGACGTTCCTGCGCTGCATCGAGGCTTCAGGTGGGCCCTGCTCGCTGCCGGCTGACCCCCGCTGGGCCCAGCCTCATGGAGGTGCTGGTGGGCAGATGTGAGGCTGTGGCCGGAGTGTTCGCCCAGGGCTTCGTCCCCATCTGGGTGGCCCAGAGGGTTGTGAGCATGACCTGGGTGACAAGCAGGAGCGTCAGTCTGGGGTCACCCTGAGTCCAGACCCTTCCTGTGGAGCCCGGCTGTCCCAGGAGGGTGCCTTCCCCTTGCTGGCACCAGGTGCCCAGATGTGGACCCGTCAGTGGGCTGAGTGGCCCCCAGTCCCAGGCAGGGGCTGGACTCTCCTCACTGGTCACCCAGCAGGTCCCCAGCAGCCCTCCTGCTGCCCTCTGAAAGGAATGAGAGTGAGTGACGCCTGGAAGCAGCCCCTAGGAGCAGTGCTGGGGCACCCTGGGTGGTCAGGCAGACACTCAGCTGCCCAGCGTCCCTGCCAGGGGCATCTTCTTGGTTCCCTACCTGCTCTGCCTGGGGGCACACAGATGGGAGGGCCACACAAGAGCAGAGATGTGCGTTGTGGGCTTCCAGAAGCCAGAGGAGAGACATGGGTGTGGAGGATGAGTTCCTTCTGCCTCCAGCCTGTGCTCTGCTGGCGTTTCTGTGGCCCACGAACCCCCGGGGCAGCCGGATGCCAACGGCATTGGAGAGGAAacaggctgggagagggtgggcaggTCTCTCCAGCTCCCTCGCCCACTGCCTGGACCCACGTGGCAGATGCACACCCGGCCACAGTGCCCGTCCCCCTGGCGAGCGGCCATGTGCAGGGCATTTACAGGCAAAGCAGGATCACTGTCCCCCTGCCAGTAGGTGGTCAGCCAGCCCTGAGGCCTGGGTCTGCGGCGGGCTTTCCCCTCCTGTTGCCATCTACCTCAGCCTGAGTTTGCTAAGCAGCCACCCGAGTGGCTCCTGGGAGCCGAAGGCCTGCCCTGTGGGGGTGggcctggctggggagggggacagaTCTGCTGGTGCCACTGCACCATCTCAGTTTTAGTGACTGGATCATTGGAGCTCCTTGGTGGCCTCAGGGCCCATCAGTAAGGTGGCCCAGTGCTGTGTGTTGTAGGGAACTAACAGGCAGATCGGCCACCACCAGCCCTGCAGTCTGTCTCACGGCAGCAGCGTGCCCTCACTCTTGAGTGGCACAGATTCTGGGCATGGGCTCCTGGCCCCCCACAACTCCCAGCCCTGACAGCTCTTCCTGTGGCTTCTCACAGGTGGTGCCAGCGAGGACGGCTTCTCAGCCATCAAGCTCAGCGCACTGGGGAGACCCCAGTTTCTGGTAATTCTGAGCACCTTCCACCTGCAGAGTGTTTGTAAGGActtgggctgctgtgagcatgaaGGGAAGCTCGTGTGCCAGTCAGTGCCTTGGCACTGGGTGCTGGGCCCACAGGCGGGATGAGGAGGCCTCGGGGGCTACACGGAGGTCCTGGGGGTAGGGGGCGGGGTGTGCACCTGCGATGTGCGTCTGCAGCTGCAGTTCTCAGATGTGCTGACCAAGTGGAGACGGTTCTTCCACCAAATGGCTGCAGAGCAGGGCAAGGCTGGGCTGGCTGCCGTGGACACGAAGCTGGAGGTGGCTGCACTGCAGGTGGGGCCGCCCTTGCCCGGTGGATGTGAGTGGGCGGGTGAGGGGGAGCCCTGCTCAGATGGAACTGGCTGGCCTGGGTTCCCAGAGCTGCTTcagggcctgcagcccagcccacaGCTGCTGGGTCGTCTGGGAGGGGGTCTGAGCAGAGGCTGAGGATGTCCTGGGTGGGAGGGTTGGAGGAGGACCTGCCCTGCAGGTAGCAGAGCCTTGTGGAGCTGCAGGGGTGGGCAGGTGCATTGTGGGGGGTGCGGGATAGACCCATCTGTGGGGCAGAACCCAAGGCAGAACTGTAGCCTGGTCTTAGTACAGCATCACAGACCAGTGGGCGGGGGCAGGAGATGTTCGTGAATGGGGCTGGACTGACACCTTCTCACTCCTGAAGGAAAGCGTGGTGAAGATGGGCATCGCGTCCAGGACAGAGATTGAGAACTGGTTCACTGCGGAGACCCTGGGCGTGTCCGGGTAAGAGTAGGCCCCCACGCTGGGACTGAGATTTCCGGAgtcttctctgcatccttgccaccCTTGTCCAGGGCGTGGGCCTTGGGATGATGGTGCTGAGGGACCTgccgccctccccgcccccaccacccgAGACGCACAGTGGGAGGTGACAGAGCTGGCTGTCCTGCGGGGAGGCTCTGCTGCTGGGCAGGGCCCCCCAAACTGCAGGGCTCCTTATGGGATTATTTGGGTTCTGAAGTGAGGGTGCCACACCCAGCCGTTCTGGGACCCACCCAGTAGGCAGGGGAAGGCGAAGGGGGAGGGTGGCTGAAACCGGAGAGCCCCACGCCGCAGcgtgaggggctgggggctggcggcTACATGCCGTCCCCTCCTTCTTGGTCTCCCATGTTTGGCTGCTGCCCAAGCCTGACGTGGCCGGTGGTGGCCTCGGTGTGTGCCCCGGGTTCTTACTGCTGTTGCCGCCCTGacaaaagaatgtttgtgttttggtttccatttttcaAACAGAAGATAgtgtttacattttatctgtctttcCAAGCTGAGCACTGAGGCAGGCTTTATGGGGGTTGGGTTGCAGGTGCTCCTTTAGGGAAGGGGCTGGTCTGGGGCTGGGCCTGCAGCAGACCCGTGGCCGCGGGTCCTTTGGGGAGGCTCTGGTGCCTGTGACCTGACACGCCTTCCCTGCAGCACCCTGGACCTGCTTGACTGGGACAGCCTCATCGACAGCAAGACTGAGCTCTCCAAGCACCTCGTGGTCCCTAACATGCAGGTGATGCCACCCACACCACCCGTCCGTGTGCGTCCAGTCCCCCCAACCTCACTGTTCTCTCAGGGTGGTCACGGAGGGTCCCCACTCACACGGCCAGGGCTTCTGCAGAGTGGCACTGGGTCCCCAGCACAAGTGTCCTCACCAAGCAGGCAGACACCATCACCTTTTCTAGTCTAGCCTCAGAAGTCTTATGCTGTAACTTCTGCCCAGTCCTGTTTGTCAAAAGAGAGTTGCTAGACCGGCCTGTGTTCAGGGGTGGAGAATGAGACTCCATCTGCCCCTGGGAGGGTGGCCAGATGTTTGTGGTCTGATTTGAAACCACTCCAAGCCAGGATatgaggaagctgcagagggGCCAGGGAAACATCCCACAGACACCACCTTCCATAAACTCCAGTCCTGGTGCCTGCGACCTTGCTGGGAGTGCCCTGGGTGGTGTTCATGGGCAGGTGGAGTGAGCAGCGTGGGAGCCCACTGCTGACCCTCCCAGCCCCTGAAGGCCACCATCTGGAGACGGTGCCTCTGTGCCCCTATTGCATGAGAGTCTGTGCTGCGGCTGACCCCGTCTGCCTGCAGCCACGGTTCCTCCTCCAGGTCCTTTCCCTGCTGGGGGCTGAGGCCTTCCAGGTGATTGGGTGGGTCCAGGGTCTCTTCCTTAGCTTTGTGTGGGAGCAGAAGGGGACCCATCCTGAGGACCCTGGGGAGTCCCTGGGAGCAGACTCCTTGGGAAGAGGCCTGACCTAGGGCAGCAGCCCTGTGAGGAAGGGTGTGCTGGCAGGCAGCATGGTTCTGGGACACTGTGTGGCCGGCCAGATCTTAATGCAcagccagggcaggggaggggcagggatgagGCCCACTGGTCCTGGCCCAgcacctgggggtgggagggtgtccaTGGGCAGAGGGAGCGCTGGCTTCGAGAGCCCAGGTCTGCAGCCCTGCTGTGGCCTGACTGCGCTGCCCCCTCAGACGGGACAGCTGGAGCCCTTGCTGTCACAGTTCACCAAGGAGGAAGAGCTGCAGATGACAAGGATGCTGCAGAGGATGGATGTCCTGGCCAAGGTCGGGGACTCTGGgacaggcctgggggtgggggcacctgTTTCACCCGAGCCCCAGACAGacctcactccctccctgcaTCCTCAGAAAGCCAGCGAGGCAGGTGTGCGGCTGATGGTGGATGCTGAGCAGACCTACTTCCAGCCGGCCATCAGCCGCCTGACACTGGAGATGCAGCGCAGGTTCAACGTGGAGAAGCCGCTCATCTTCAACACGTACCAGTGCTACCTCAAGGTGCGCCGCCCGTGCTCCCACCGCCCGTGCTCCCACGCCTCCCGGCGGC
The genomic region above belongs to Camelus bactrianus isolate YW-2024 breed Bactrian camel chromosome 32, ASM4877302v1, whole genome shotgun sequence and contains:
- the PRODH gene encoding proline dehydrogenase 1, mitochondrial isoform X1 codes for the protein MYLKRIFFVLRSGVSRRATQSTAQATSELPAAGPGRGAAEAVRSPVPAVDFGNTQEAYRSRYSWELARSLLVLRLCASPALLARHEQLLHLTRRLLGQRLFDRLMKMTFYGQFVAGEDQESIRPLIQHNRAFGVGSILDYSVEEDLTPEEAERKEMESCTSAVERDSRGTSKREKQFQAHRAFGDRRGGVVSARTYFYASEAKCDSHMETFLRCIEASGGASEDGFSAIKLSALGRPQFLLQFSDVLTKWRRFFHQMAAEQGKAGLAAVDTKLEVAALQESVVKMGIASRTEIENWFTAETLGVSGTLDLLDWDSLIDSKTELSKHLVVPNMQTGQLEPLLSQFTKEEELQMTRMLQRMDVLAKKASEAGVRLMVDAEQTYFQPAISRLTLEMQRRFNVEKPLIFNTYQCYLKDAYDNVTLDVELARREGWCFGAKLVRGAYMAQERARALEIGYEDPINPTYEATNTMYHRCLNYVLEELKHARAAVMVASHNEDTVRFTLRSPSRFRLASLKAWWPPAASGCPKDRAASEGRVRGWRMEELGLHPADRQVYFGQLLGMCDQISFPLGQAGFPVYKYVPYGPVMLVLPYLSRRALENSGVMKGAQRERQLLWQELKRRLRTGSLCHRPA
- the PRODH gene encoding proline dehydrogenase 1, mitochondrial isoform X2, with the protein product MYLKRIFFVLRSGVSRRATQSTAQATSELPAAGPGRGAAEAVRSPVPAVDFGNTQEAYRSRYSWELARSLLVLRLCASPALLARHEQLLHLTRRLLGQRLFDRLMKMTFYGQFVAGEDQESIRPLIQHNRAFGVGSILDYSVEEDLTPEEAERKEMESCTSAVERDSRGTSKREKQFQAHRAFGDRRGGVVSARTYFYASEAKCDSHMETFLRCIEASGGASEDGFSAIKLSALGRPQFLLQFSDVLTKWRRFFHQMAAEQGKAGLAAVDTKLEVAALQESVVKMGIASRTEIENWFTAETLGVSGTLDLLDWDSLIDSKTELSKHLVVPNMQTGQLEPLLSQFTKEEELQMTRMLQRMDVLAKKASEAGVRLMVDAEQTYFQPAISRLTLEMQRRFNVEKPLIFNTYQCYLKDAYDNVTLDVELARREGWCFGAKLVRGAYMAQERARALEIGYEDPINPTYEATNTMYHRCLNYVLEELKHARAAVMVASHNEDTVRFTLRRMEELGLHPADRQVYFGQLLGMCDQISFPLGQAGFPVYKYVPYGPVMLVLPYLSRRALENSGVMKGAQRERQLLWQELKRRLRTGSLCHRPA
- the PRODH gene encoding proline dehydrogenase 1, mitochondrial isoform X3, which codes for MYLKRIFFVLRSGVSRRATQSTAQATSELPAAGPGRGAAEAVRSPVPAVDFGNTQEAYRSRYSWELARSLLVLRLCASPALLARHEQLLHLTRRLLGQRLFDRLMKMTFYGQFVAGEDQESIRPLIQHNRAFGVGSILDYSVEEDLTPEEAERKEMESCTSAVERDSRGTSKREKQFQAHRAFGDRRGGVVSARTYFYASEAKCDSHMETFLRCIEASGGASEDGFSAIKLSALGRPQFLLQFSDVLTKWRRFFHQMAAEQGKAGLAAVDTKLEVAALQESVVKMGIASRTEIENWFTAETLGVSGTLDLLDWDSLIDSKTELSKHLVVPNMQTGQLEPLLSQFTKEEELQMTRMLQRMDVLAKKASEAGVRLMVDAEQTYFQPAISRLTLEMQRRFNVEKPLIFNTYQCYLKDAYDNVTLDVELARREGWCFGAKLVRGAYMAQERARALEIGYEDPINPTYEATNTMYHRCLNYVLEELKHARAAVMVASHNEDTVRFTLRSLHSLCQAPQTLLSWRRFGPCRALNSLGGLPGGSSVGLFLMPHTRDRSQPVLVWPSNKPTQNSEA